AGGATAAAAGCCATGGTCATTTATACAAAAGAAACATTTTAGCCAtcatttaaaagaaatagataTTGGATGTTtgcttgaaagaagaagaagaataggaacttgccttaatttgGTTGATGCCCAAAGAGAAAAAGACAAACCTGCTACAAAAACACCTACTCCTTTGAGCTTTTAGACCACcaagaagataagaaaaaagaaataaagaataagaaaatagagaagaaaaacgAGAAAGCtgggaggaggaggaagaagatgagaagaataaagaagaaggAGACAAGAAATAAGAGGGGTATGGCATGCACATTTGCCCCCAACTACTCCTATCACATTGCTTTCACATTTGCCCTCACACACAAATTAAAATACCTTACCCTATAAgtaatttcatcttttttcatttactttttccattttctttaatcaaGCCACATTATTATACACATGGCTCAACCCCAAATCAATGGACTAACACATTTATTAAGCCCAATGGGCTAACTCTTCAACTTGGTCCCAAcctatttcatttaatttaaataaaatacaacacaaTTTGTACTTGACTTTAACCCAATTTTAGCAGTCCAATCCATTAcaaatgggtttattttaaatttttcaacaatCCATAGTATTTAGGCCTTTCAATCATTAGCCCAACCCATTTGTTGACATGATGAACCCAATTTAtacttcattttaatttttcacttatattttattttctaacatttctattaatttgtctttttataaataaataaaatattttgagtcaTTTAATTTGGACAATGTCCAAAATACATCACATATAATAAAAccatatttcttataaaattctAGACTCACTAAACGGTCGTTTCACATTGCTTGAGACACTTTTTTCCTTTTAGGTTTTATGTTTTCTTGTTGATAAATCGATCCTTCTAAGATTCATCATTAATGAGTTTGGGTacattaattataattgttaacttaaataaaacacTTACTCATGTATTGCTATAAGTGagcaagaaaaaatcaaaatttgcaAACTAACAAAATCAATTGACCCAAATCACCAAACTACAAGATAAGTGGTCAATtatgatttgataattttaaaaaacaccTAAAATAGTTTAgtttgggttttgaattttggtaGAATGTCAAACGGCCTGCccaaattcccaaaaaaaaaataaaaaataagatttttattatttgaactaaaataatgaatttcaattgacaattaaataaataataaattcataatttttatttaataatttccaaTAAATCcttttaaataatcaaaatgccatcaattttttttaatatctctCCCTACCATgcaaattagtaattttggtagaattatttaatttacaatttttaggtaattttaaggttttttagaaaaaaaggtaaaaaatataaatcttgttgtttgttttctctttctttagtaatcattattataaataaaattgccTAAACGTGTAATCTATAATTTGATGATTGGTACCAAACACTCtctttttattgtatttgacATTAAATTTAACTCAtcaaagttaaaatttaatgtCAAAAAGTCTCTCTTTTTATCGTAATGAACAATaatgatttcaaaatttgtacaattatactaaaagtttaggttgcattctctttattattttcaagtcatttttaatttttaattttttaaaataataaaaacacgttctctttactgtttttaaaaatgtatttttgaaaacaaaaaaaaaaattataaaaaaaactcaaaacaataaaaagttgttttgagtgttttcatccaaaataaactcaaaactcaaaacatatttatttatttattcatattttattattgtaatgggaaaaaatattataaaatttattaactttaaaatgtatatatttttttaataatatattaatattaaatatttataatttacttaataatcaaatttattgaataaaatattattaaaaaaatatttttaaaattttaaagagaatgcgttttctaattttctattttgaaaaataatttttcaaaatgacaaaaagaacgcgtttttaattttctaaaaatagagtatcaaaacagaaaattaaaaataaattcaaaactcaaaactgaaaattgaaaaataaagagagcacccttatatttcaaaacatgtagtctacaaatattaaaatctatacaatttatttaaatatacattttataaaatcacTAAACAAGTTAAATGAACACAAAAACGTATTAATAAATAGCCAAACttgatattatttatataagcCAAGTCAAATTAAATCTGTTATctggaaataattaaattaaaataaaaaattagacccacttaaaaaaaatcattttgattCAACTgcattaattttgaatttttttattaactatTAAGAAATGTATGAGTCGTTTTCATgtaaatattacaatattattgAGGAGATGGGTGAAAATAGATTTATAAACGTGTCTCGttaacttatttaaaattaaaataattatattttaaatcatataaataaaatttatttgaatatgaTGTGCAATAAATCTAGACTCGTGTTGAAACTAAGACTTATTTCCAAAAAGAGTCTGATAAAGTAAAGAAGAGAAGTCATAAAAGGCCTGAGATACCATCTTAGCGGAAGACCAGCAGCTACACTCCCACTGGGAGACTCATTCAACTTGAGTCCATACACCCATGTCCCGGGGTGACCCCTCtcaaacacatataaaaaaataaattttgttaaataaaatataaacaaattaagttttaatgtaGTGCTTAagttatttaagaaattaaattattatttaaataaaaaatataaatttataacatcctatttgtttataataatataggTAATAATTATCTATAATGCATGAAAACGTGTCGGGACGTCGTTTCGAcgattttaaaatgttttttataCCGAAGTActaagaaacataaaaaaaaaattattactataattttaaaattatttcattatattaaaaaatttaaaaactcctTTTCGTCTATAAAAAGGTTAGAAACGTAAATAGTTCCGTCTCTAGTCAGGTTAGAGTacaaaattttttatctttgaacttaaaatttttaattttatttattttgtatcgtatttattttttatttttacttatatataatttagatggttttataaaaaaatacaagaatttaagattattatatttatgtCGGCACCGCGTTGGGGAGGAGAAATAGAAAGGGACAATTCTACCCCTAGAGATTGAAGGCAGAAGGGTGGCACAAGATCCAAgagaagagagggagggaggggagTTGGATTGGGTCTCATGCCAGGCACGTGCGCTTAGTTGGGCtgcttcattttcatttcttcgTCTCGAAGTCTTCAAACTTGGAGACGTGGCCACTGGCCCAATTGCACCTCACCGGCTGCCGCTGCTTCTCCTATCCCCCCATGCCCAAATTCAGAcctcataattataatttaaagagcccgaattcatattttattgctttgcttttttatatttctattattaattCATATaaccttttatatttttactttttattataataatttaaatttttattattttaattatattactatatttatatttgtaattcatatattttaacatataaaataaattaattaatttatttcactttattttatttacacatcaatatatgaaattaaattaatttaaaaatataaataaaaataacaaaaaaattaaattaatatataaaaatacgttaaaatatagaaattaattaattaaaaaatacaaatgaaaaagtgtaattaaaataataaaagatttaaataatttaagaaacataaaaatataaaaataaaaatataaacttcgccatttaaaaaataaaaaatgaaaattcggGAAGATGGCACGGACGCTCATCTCATATAGCCATTTCGTTTTCACAAAGCGCAATTCggactctctctctttctctcgtctttgtctctgtctctgtctctgtctctgtctctctctccttcGTATATGCAACTCGCTGTCATACAGTGAGATACTTatctcacactctctctctctgtctctacgtatatatgtatatattgttgtCGCTATGAGTAAAGAGGCATGTGCTCCTTGAGATTCTCTCCTTTCTCTGTCTAAAAGCTTTGCTCCTTCCTTATACTTGCCTTCAAATATCTTCAATCTCTGCTACTTTTCCACTGCAAATCCGTTTCAATTGCTCCTGAAAAGCCTCCTCAATTCCTTCGAATCCACCCAAGTCCTGTCCCTTTCGCCCTTTCTCAACAACGTCCCGGCGTTAGTCCACCCGTCACCGCCTTGCATGTGAATGCGAAATCTTTGGTTCTGCTTCTAGAATCAGGGTGCGTTGCAGAGGAAGATTCGAATTGGCGATTTCAGAGGCATGAATTGAAGCTCTATTTTGAGGGATCGTCGGGGGGATTGAAGCTAGGGTTTCTTACTGCTTTTAATTGTGTTCAAGTGTTGAAGAAATGGACAAGTACGAGCTTGTGAAGGATATTGGATCTGGGAATTTCGGTGTGGCGAGGCTTATGAGGAACAGGGAAACTAAAGAGCTCGTCGCCATGAAATACATCGAAAGGGGCCATAAGGTTCGTACTTAATCGACGTTTGAGTCTTAAAATacgaaaaagaaaacaaaaaaacaattcAATTTTACGAATCGCCACTCTTTTTTAGCGATTGTCCAGTTGTTGTATGTGGGTTTCTGCTCTTTGGGTTCGACTCTGAATTCTGTGTGGTTGCAGATTGATGAGAATGTGGCGAGGGAGATCATAAATCACAGATCTCTGCTACATCCTAATATCATCCGATTCAAAGAGGCTAGTACTTCGGTTACCTTTGCTGCTGGTTTCTCTAGTAATTGCTCCACATTAGTTTGTAATTTGGGGTTTTGATTCGCAGGTGGTTTTGACACCAACCCATCTTGCTATTGTCATGGAGTATGCCGCAGGAGGGGAGCTATTTGAGCGAATCTGCAATGCTGGAAGATTCAGCGAAGACGAGGTATTCTAGCCGAAGCTTAAATATGGGAGCTGAATTTCCGTATCCAGAGCCCTgctatgtttttaaatttatttgtttttgatatTGAACTGTGCTGGTCTTCCAttcactaattttattttttttaactagtGACCCTGTTTTCTCCCTCAAAATAATTTCAGGCTAGGTACTTCTTCCAACAGCTTATTTCTGGAGTCAGCTACTGTCACGCCATGGTAATGCATATACAGTAAAAGAGATGAATGAATTGCTAGTTATCTTTACCTATGCACTATGTAGTTGTAAGGGATCGGCTTGCAATACCTTAATTAATTTCACTGTGCAGCAAATTTGCCATAGAGATTTGAAGTTGGAGAATACCCTGTTGGATGGAAGTCCAGCGCCACGACTGAAGATTTGTGATTTTGGATACTCCAAGGTTTATATATTACTAATTCAAATAGGATCAGTTTGATATGCAAATATCCACTAATTTCACTTCTTTATGTAGTCATCTCTACTGCATTCACGACCCAAGTCAACCGTTGGTACTCCAGCATATATTGCGCCAGAGGTCCTTTCTAGGAGAGAATATGATGGGAAGGTAAATTTGATATGTATTTCAAATTCTCTAAATACTTCTTTTATATGTatgtttttattctttaataagCAATGATCAAATTACCCAATCCGTGCAAAAtgtaaaattgataattatatttgttatgATGTTCAAGCTTGTACCTGTCTGCCTGGAAGGGGATCCACATTATTTTAGTTTGCTTTTCAATTGATGAATTTGAAAGAAGGGGATTGGGGAGCCAAGGAGGGAGTAGTTAGAGATTGGTTAATACGTCACATGAAGTCTGTTTGCAATTACTATCCTTGATATGggtttcaattttcaaataattttctttaaaactaTTAAAATCTTTCCCTAGATCTCTTATAAATTTAAGGATACGTTACATTTTAAATCAATTGATCTGATGCTGATCTTAGAATTTCTTCTTCCCTCTTCTATTTTTACATCATCGAGTTTGAGTGAATAATTTTACCTTTACCAGAACATTGTTAGTTTCTGTTCTGCACTTAACTGAATActtaaaatgttatatttggtGGTTTATAGAGGAGAACCTCAATGGCATAATTGTTTGTAGTCATTCAAGTGGTTAGTGTTACAGGTGTAGTAGGAGAGTCTGTGTGTGGAATGGCTCTTAGATAAAAGGTTATATTTATTTGTCATGGGATAGAAGTGGTGTGATTCAGACGGATGAAGAGTAAAGCTGTACTTTGTTCTGGGAATCTATAATCAGCTTcaataataattgttataattttggTCAATTGAGAAGTAGATTAGTTGCGTTCCCTCACTGCTGAAATTTGAGCAGTTGTTATTGTTGTGGACTGCTACCATAGAGGACATGCTAATCTTATTCAGACTCTTCCCTTgcgtttcttttgttttttctggTTGATGCAGCTGCCATCATTTGTTATTAACCttatgttcttttttatttcaaattatggTAATTCAGTTATTGTAACTCAATAGTTATGATCACTTATCTATGTTGATAGAAACACATTTACATTGAATCCCTTCGATATAGTTGTAGCAtaactttctttttattttggagtgGGAGAATTCTAAATATGCACTTTTaggtgtgtgtgttggggggggggggggggggggggggggggggcatgtgcttgctgttttttattttgcctGGGTACTCATGTATTCTTTGGTTGTAAATACAGATATTTGCCATGTTGCTGGTTTTTATCTATTCCTGTCTGTTTTTCAGTTGGCTGATGTATGGTCTTGTGGGGTGACCCTGTATGTAATGCTGGTGGGAGCATACCCCTTTGAAGATCAAGAAGACCCCAAAAATTTCAGGAAAACGATTCAGGTAGGCTTTCCTGCCTTTTGCAAGTTATTCTTTATTCTGTCGTGAACACTTATGAGTTCTATATCGTTCTTTCTTCAGAGAATAATGGCTGTTAATTACAAGATTCCAGACTATGTTCATATATCTCAAGATTGTCGGCACCTCCTTTCTCGTATATTCGTTCCCAATCCAGCCAGGGTATGTAtatgatttattgtgcttgagTTAGCTTGTTTAGTAAAGTTATGAATGGATCAACCTTGGtgcattcatgtctcttttaTGCAATTTATGTTGCTCAGTTGAGTTTCTATTTTCAAACTCAGTGTCgtttattttgttatctttGTAAGAACAAAATTGTTGCCACTAATTTCATTGACAATATGGACAAGAAAAGGCATTTTGGTAAAAGTAGATCCTTCGTAGAACCAAAATGAGGACCTGTGCATGGCATCCAACATTGTCATCCTATGGTATGACTAGGGTTGATGTCAAGTTAGCCCAAACACCTGCTGCATGTTGTGTGGTCTCCAAGCTTATAAGGGATGGTGCTTAAAATATGGTTCAAGTCTGTGGCGGCCTGTTTAGATTGTGTGCCTGCATTACAAATTCTATCATCTTTATGCTGTTTCCAGGAGTTTGGGTAATGGACTTTTTTCTCCGTCTTCAGGCACAAGAATCATGTTTTGTTTGTAGATGGATGCACTATCATTTGCTTCCAAACTAACACAAAGATCATACATTCAGAATTTTCCACACATATTTATTATGACCAGAGAGTAGATTGTTTCATGTACCTTT
This window of the Diospyros lotus cultivar Yz01 chromosome 5, ASM1463336v1, whole genome shotgun sequence genome carries:
- the LOC127801320 gene encoding serine/threonine-protein kinase SRK2A, encoding MDKYELVKDIGSGNFGVARLMRNRETKELVAMKYIERGHKIDENVAREIINHRSLLHPNIIRFKEVVLTPTHLAIVMEYAAGGELFERICNAGRFSEDEARYFFQQLISGVSYCHAMQICHRDLKLENTLLDGSPAPRLKICDFGYSKSSLLHSRPKSTVGTPAYIAPEVLSRREYDGKLADVWSCGVTLYVMLVGAYPFEDQEDPKNFRKTIQRIMAVNYKIPDYVHISQDCRHLLSRIFVPNPARRIPIRDIKIHPWFLKNLPRELTEAAQANYYRKENPSFSLQPVAEIMKIVEEAKAPPPSSRSIGGFGWGGEEDEEKEEEEEDEEDDEEDEYDKRVKEAHASGEVPLV